The DNA region gagccTTCAACTATAAGGTACTTCTTCGAACTCTCCTAGCTGTGcagttgaggaactagagcaagcacacttgtagttgttttgtttggaacacaaccctgcatccctgCCATCAcataattactgttgttgttttacgcaatccaaaaacagcCCATAATAAATCGCAGTCTGGGTCAGGTGGGTATGATTTGGAAGCATGTtttattgccaacatgactagctaagtttaTAAAATTCGATCTACAGTGTTAgactttcacaaggcaattcagagaaacagattgtaattttggtgcacatagaatggagtcatgagtgcattaaTGTGCGTGTTCCGCTGGGCATTTTCTACACTATAGACAAACATacgctcattctgttcagaacaacgcAGGGTATgatgccatgtcatcttgtaactttacatcaaacatagtgatcataaacgttgacccTGTATATGGCATGAATTTAAattatatggaaatgtgaagtgcacgtTTGTATtcacgggtgtttggcttgcttgtatgacatcgaagctgtatttattataatcctcaacatctcatctttcaaaatacatcgagtcctcttaatttacagcatttccctcactcagacaacaaaacattagcaaaagttgcccaattagcgggagggatgaggggcaacttcttgtcgcgcgaggtgctcaagttcagaacggctgtcagtcaaaacccataaaGCACTGTGAAGCACAGAGCCAGAACTCTGAGAATTTATAGGAAGTTACTGcattccaatttaggcgcttatcagtGCACAAATCTGCCATTTTTAACCCGTAtgcgggtacgagtgtaaagggctaccagGGTTCCAGAAGTTCCcattttcatgtgtgtgtgaatCTCAAAATGTATTTGTTTCCTTTGTATTGCCTGAGTGAATTTGTCTAGCGGGTTGTAAGGCTGGGCGGGACTTTTAAGATGGGGCTTTATCTGTGATTGACATTTTGGCTGTTGCTGTTTATCCTGTGGATTCTATTGCTGATTGTGATGCTGTTCCAGACCATTCAGAGAAAGTCAGGCTTTGGGGCCTCTGACGAGCTTTCCAGtgaggtggaggaggatgaggaagcaAAACCTCCCACTGGTGTAGCTGGAACTACACCTGCCTCTGTCCTCACGAAGAGACGCCTTCACTCCTCAAACCCCTCACCACCTCAGGTAACCCTTAAGAGACAGTGAGTCCTGCTCTGTGTATTGTAGCCAGAGTGAAAGGGGGACATTTAGTTTGACCTATTATTTGCACAGGAGGAAAGTAGTGGAGGTGCCAAGGACACTAAGGTGAAACCTCATGAAGTGGTGCTCCTTAGGCCCGAAGGCTCGCGCCCGGCTTCTGACACAGATGACACAATGTGGGAGGAGCTTATTCAGGGGCCTGACTCCGCCTCCACTGGCAGCAGTGACAGTGAGGGGGAGGGGCGGTACGGCCTGACCCTCCCCCCGTCCACCACTCTCATCAGTGATGATGAGAACCTGCAGCAGGTGGGTCCGTCCACAAGGACTCACTTTAATCACATTTACTTTGTGCTACACCACACGTATACTCTGTCACCTAATATGTAACCCCAAAAAGGGTTAGTATATACCAGCTCATCAGCTTTCTCTCCCGACAGGGCCATCTATCGTGGCTGCAGGCGTGCCACCCATCCAGAGACCGGGTCAGTGTCATCATCTGGGAGCAGGGGGAGTGCAAGAAAGCAGACATGTCAGTACTGGAGATCAGTGGGATCATCCTCACACGGGTAAACCTCCTATGACCACTTCATTACACACTGATACCTTTTTGGTACAATTAACACACATTGAATACATAGTGAATGCTGGTCTGTAATGCTTTAGGGCTGGAAAGGGGTTCTGTCTGATTCTGTTTATACAAACACTATTAAGGCTTTGTACTCTGTGCCCCATGCCGCTGTCCTAACAGAGGTCATTTCTCCTGTGTAGGTGAAGGTGGTGGAGCAGGGCATGGGTTACCTAGCCCTGGGGGGGTTGGTCACTGCAACACTGGCACTGCTTCCCTTTGGCTTCCGCCTGGCACAGCGGCTGGACATGAAGCACCTGAGCTCCCTGTCCCTGGCAGAGTTGGCTGTCATGGCGATGGGGCCGCCCAACACCCAGACCTACGCCTTCTTCTTCATCACCACCGTGGAGAGGCTCTGCCTCACAGGACTCTTCTTCTTCATGATGTGTGTGGCAGAGAGGACCTACAAACAGGTCAGCATGTTGGtcccactgtactgtagtagACATACCACTACAAAACAAACATGCTGGAAATGGTGTGGCTGACATGTTTTTCATTGGTTCTCTTTCAACAGCGGCTTGTTTTCGCCAAACTCTTCAACCACATCACATCAGCACGAAAGGCTAAGAAGTGGGAAATCCCCCATTTCAGGCTGAAGAAAGTGCAGAACATAAAGATGTGGCTGTCGCTCCGCTCCTTCCTCAAGGTCAGACTTACTCTCACTACTCTTGTGCCTTTTTTAGATATACATCAGTGTATGGCTTTGACCACTAGGGGGTGATTAATGTCTTACCCTCATTGAAATGTCCCCTAATATTATTTCCTGTTCATCACAGAGACGTGGGCCCCAGCGTTCCGTTGATGTCATCGTCTCCTCCATCTTCCTCCTGGCCCTCTCCATCGCCTTCATCTTGTGTACCCAGgtcagacatacagtaccagtcaaaagtttggacacacctattcattcaagggattttctttatttttactatttcctaccttgtagaataatagtgaagacatcaaaactatgaaataacacatatggaatcatgtagtaaccaaaaaagtgttaaacaaatcaaaatatatttaatatttgagattcttcaaatagccaccctttgccttgatgacagctttgcacactcttggcattctctcaaccagcttcacctggaatgcttttccaacagtcttgaaggagttcccacatgtgctgagaacttgttggctgcttttccttcactttgaggtccaactcatcccaaaccattctcaattgggttgaggtcaggggattgtggaggccaggtcatctgatgcagcgctccatccctctccttcttggtaaaatagcccttacacagcctgaaggtgtgttgggtcattgtcctgttgaaaacaaatgatagtcccactaagcctaaaccagatgggatggcgtatcgctgcagaatgctgtggtagccatgctggttaagtgtgccttgaattctaaataaatcacagacagtgtcaccagcaaagcaccatcacaccacctcctccatgcttcacggtaggaaatacacatgcggagatcagccgttcacctacactgcgtctcacaaagacacgcggttggaaccaaaaatctcaaatttggactccagaccaaaggacagatttccaccggtctaatgtccattgctcgtgtttcttggcccaagcaagtctcttcttcttattggtgtcctttagtagtggtttctttgcagcaattcgactatgaaggcctgattcacgcagtctcctctgaacagttgatgttgagatgtgtctacttgaactctgtgaagcattttggctcccgagtggcgcagcgttctaaggcactgcatctctgtgcttgaggcgtcactacagaccccctggttcgattccaggctgtatcgcaatcggccgtgattgggagtcccatagggcggagcacaattggcccagcgtcgtccgggtttggccggtgtaggccgtcattgtaaataagaatttgttcttaactgacttgcctagttaaataaaggtacaaaaaaggggggtgggctggtaactctaatgaacttatcctctgcagtagaggtaactatgggtcttcctttcctgtgccggtcctcatgagagccagtttcatcatagcgcttgatggtttttgcgactgcacttgaataaactttaaaagttcttgaaatgttccagattgaccttcatgtcttaaagtaatgatggactgtgatttctctttgcttatttgaactgttcttgccataatatggacttggtcttttaccaaattgggctatcttctgtataccacccctaccttgtcacaacacaactgattggctcaaacgcattaagaaggaaagaaattccacaaattaacttttaagaaggcacacctgttaattgaaatgcattccaggtgactacctcatgaagctggttgagagaatgccaagagtgtgcaaagctgtcaaggcaaagggtggctactttgaagaaactcaaatataaaatatattttgatttgtttaacacttttttggttactacatgattccatgtgtgttatttcatagttttgatgtcttcactactattctacaatgtaaaacattgtataaacatttagaaaaacccttgaatgaataggtgtgtccaaacctttgactggtactgaatcTATAAAAAGAGTATCTCTGATAAATACACATGATTCCAGGAAACACCATGATTTACCTTCCACTTGTTATGAATGCCTGTTGTAAAACAGAATGTGCATTGGTTAAGCTCCAACCTGTAGAAACTCAATAGATTAAAGATTATGAGTACTCATTTTCTATCTCAAACTCCCAGCTCCTGAACAGTCACCACACCTTCCTGGACTCGGAGACCAACTGGGAGCTCATGGTGTGGGGTTCCTCTCTGATCCTCTTCCTGCTCCGCCTGGCCACCCTGGGATCTGAGACCAACTGTAAATACAGCAACGTGTCAGTGCTGCTGACGGAACAGGTGAGGCCCCCTACAACACATACACGCACGTGCACACGCAGACAGACCACTTTAATACTTTCATTAATGCATCTCCTCCATTCTTTCAGATCAACTTGTATCTTAAGATGGAAAAGAAGCCCAACAAGAAAGAAATGTTGAACATAGTGAACAATGTTCTGAAGCTTGCAACAAAATTAATGAAAGTAAGCATGTCTTTAAACTTTAGCAGCATTATGAATATTTTGACTTAGTCACATCTTCTGGGCTGGTAGTTGTTTATTCAGCATAACGTGCAGTGAAAGCATCTTTAAATTCTCATACCAACCCTTTCACAGGAGCTTGACACCCCCTTCCGACTGCTGGGTCTGACTGTGAACCCTCTCATCTACAACATCACACGTGTGGTCATCCTGTCTGCAGTCTCCGCTGTGGTCAGCGACCTGCTCGGCTTCAACATCAGAGTGAGTGGAGACACTTCTAATACCACAGTGCTGTAGCTGAACACTGAGATGTTTTCCAAACAGTGATTCTTCACCTCTGTCTGTTGTTTTCCTCCAAGTACATTTGTATTAAAGTGAGGATATGTGCTGTGTTTTTAAATGTGCCCTCCTTGTTGTCTCTTCTACAGCTGTGGAAAATCAAGCCTTAATGCTAAACCACTAACTGTTGGACAATGGAGACTGTCAACTCCTACCATCCACAGCTGGCTGTCTGTGCAAAGTGTGCAAATCTACTGAGTGGTCGCCTATGCATCTCAGTGCCTTCCCTCCCAGGAACATTGAACTTTCAATCACACAATACCATTGTGGTCATACACAAGCATTAACTCTTGACAATCAATGATATACACATCCTTGACTACATAATGATGTGTCCTAAACCCATCTGCTGCAGCAGTTCCAGTAACCCAGTGCCTGAATCTGGAATGTCCCTGGACCTGACCACTTCCTGGCTCACATGGAGAAACAGTAGCCAATGGGTGCCTTCTGAACACTGAGAACTTTGCTGGCTATTTGAATGTAAAGCATTTCAAGACATGGAGAAAGGATGGAATAGGAAACAAGGATGAACAAATTGTTATAAAAGAATTGGACATTCCAGTGTGGTTTGACAtgtacactgaacagaaatataaacgcaacatgcaacaatttcaaagatgttacaattgaaataaatgaattaggccctaatctatggatttcacatgactgggaatacagatatgcatctgttggtcacagatacagtaccttaaaaaaaaggtagggacgtggatcagaaaaccagtcagtatctggtgtgacccatttacctcatgcagcgcgacacatctcctttgcatagagttgatcaggctgttgtggcctgtggaatgttgtcccactcttcaatggctgtgcgaagttgctgaattttggcgggaactggaacacgctgccgTACACGTcggtccagagcatcccaaacatgctcgatGGGTGACgtcttgtgagtatgcaggccatggaagaactgggacattttaagcttccaggaattgtgtacagatccttgcgacatgcattatcatgctgaaacatgaggtgatggcggcggatgaatggcacgacaatgggcctcaggatctcgtcatggtatctctgtgcattcaaattgccattgataaagtgcaattgtgttcgttgtctgtagcttatgtctgcccataccgtaaccccaccgccaccatggatttcactctgttcacaacgttgacatcagcaaacgatgccatacacgctgcCATCTgctcggtacagttgaaaccgggattcatccgtgaagagcacactttcccagtggccatcgaaagttaacatttgcccactgaagtcggttacgacaccaaactgcaatcaggtcaagaccttggtgaggacgacgagcacgctgatgaagggaaagggggatacctagtcagttgtacaactgaatgcattgaactgaaatgtgtcttccgcatttaacccaacccctctgaatcagagcttccctgagacggtttctgacagacATTCTTTGGTTGtggaaacccacagtttcatgaGCTGTCCGGATGGCTAgtgtcagacgatcccgcaggtgaagaagccggatgtggaggtcctgggctggcgtggttacacatggtctacgGTTGGTAgggcggttggacgtactgccaaattctctaaaacagagTTGGAGGtgtcttatggtagagaaattaacattcaattctctggcaacagctctggtggactttcctgcagtcagcatgccaattccacactccctcaaaacttgaggcatctgtggtattgtgttgtgtgacaaaactgcgcattttagagtggccttttattgtccccagcacaaggtgcatctgtgtaatgatcatgctgataatcagcttcttgatatgccacacgtgtcaggtggatagattatcaaggttaaggagaaatgctcactaacagggatgtaaacaaatttgtgcacacaatttgaaagaaataagctttttgtgtgcatgaaaaatgtctgggatcttttatttcagctcatgaaacatgggaccaacactttacatgttgcgtttatatttttgtttagtctACATGTAGACTCTCAAACACAGATGTTAGATAATGTAGAATACTTTTTCAATGAAAAATCTAAAGATCTTCAAAATGGGTTACTGAACTAACTTAATTACGTTCTTATTTTTTTTTCAATAGGATATATTAAACTCTACTCTAAACGTATTTTGTGATATTTAAGGGAATGTAATATAGCTTTTATGGGGGCTTTATTTATTTAGAGTTTTTCAGTATTTCATTACTGACATACAGTTCCatacagtattcacactccttgacttttccacattttgttgtgtaacagccTGAATGTATAATTGATTAAAAATTGAGATATTGtcacactggcctacacacaataccccataatgtcaaagtggaattatgtttgtaagaaatgaaaagctgaaatgtcatgaatcaataagtattcaatccctttgttatggcaagcatatATACcacagaggttttccaatgcctcgcaaagaatggcacctattggtagatgggtaaaaacaaaatgaa from Coregonus clupeaformis isolate EN_2021a chromosome 12, ASM2061545v1, whole genome shotgun sequence includes:
- the LOC121577739 gene encoding protein PHTF2-like isoform X1 encodes the protein MARIAWYQEKIGAYDQQVWEKSLEQAEFNGIDSKPKRSGHIKPDLIDVDLVRGSTFSKAKPDRPWTALTRKGLVRVILFPFFFQWWMQVTSRSISTCILVLYLMQVTAAMLYMEVPAASVSELFGPMCLMLLLGTVHCQIVSTESNRSPSVSPVSSTSPARRRRPRKGRELKRTEGQGNDRDTELQPWQLKENQRLYRSEERRTIQRKSGFGASDELSSEVEEDEEAKPPTGVAGTTPASVLTKRRLHSSNPSPPQEESSGGAKDTKVKPHEVVLLRPEGSRPASDTDDTMWEELIQGPDSASTGSSDSEGEGRYGLTLPPSTTLISDDENLQQGHLSWLQACHPSRDRVSVIIWEQGECKKADMSVLEISGIILTRVKVVEQGMGYLALGGLVTATLALLPFGFRLAQRLDMKHLSSLSLAELAVMAMGPPNTQTYAFFFITTVERLCLTGLFFFMMCVAERTYKQRLVFAKLFNHITSARKAKKWEIPHFRLKKVQNIKMWLSLRSFLKRRGPQRSVDVIVSSIFLLALSIAFILCTQLLNSHHTFLDSETNWELMVWGSSLILFLLRLATLGSETNCKYSNVSVLLTEQINLYLKMEKKPNKKEMLNIVNNVLKLATKLMKELDTPFRLLGLTVNPLIYNITRVVILSAVSAVVSDLLGFNIRLWKIKP
- the LOC121577739 gene encoding protein PHTF2-like isoform X2, producing the protein MARIAWYQEKIGAYDQQVWEKSLEQAEFNGIDSKPKRSGHIKPDLIDVDLVRGSTFSKAKPDRPWTALTRKGLVRVILFPFFFQWWMQVTSRSISTCILVLYLMQVTAAMLYMEVPAASVSELFGPMCLMLLLGTVHCQIVSTESNRSPSVSPVSSTSPARRRRPRKGRELKRTEGQGNDRDTELQPWQLKENQRLYRSEERRTIQRKSGFGASDELSSEVEEDEEAKPPTGVAGTTPASVLTKRRLHSSNPSPPQESSGGAKDTKVKPHEVVLLRPEGSRPASDTDDTMWEELIQGPDSASTGSSDSEGEGRYGLTLPPSTTLISDDENLQQGHLSWLQACHPSRDRVSVIIWEQGECKKADMSVLEISGIILTRVKVVEQGMGYLALGGLVTATLALLPFGFRLAQRLDMKHLSSLSLAELAVMAMGPPNTQTYAFFFITTVERLCLTGLFFFMMCVAERTYKQRLVFAKLFNHITSARKAKKWEIPHFRLKKVQNIKMWLSLRSFLKRRGPQRSVDVIVSSIFLLALSIAFILCTQLLNSHHTFLDSETNWELMVWGSSLILFLLRLATLGSETNCKYSNVSVLLTEQINLYLKMEKKPNKKEMLNIVNNVLKLATKLMKELDTPFRLLGLTVNPLIYNITRVVILSAVSAVVSDLLGFNIRLWKIKP